A stretch of the Spirochaetota bacterium genome encodes the following:
- a CDS encoding YkgJ family cysteine cluster protein produces MKRHDGADVECMRCGRCCLADMFACASDEDIGRWRREGRDDILGMRESESAVWVGDHFISTRTGRYIRHCPFLALGGELCACGIYETRPKVCADYRPGSSYLCPLYKK; encoded by the coding sequence ATGAAACGGCACGACGGCGCGGATGTGGAATGCATGCGCTGCGGAAGATGCTGTCTCGCCGACATGTTCGCCTGCGCCAGCGATGAGGATATCGGGCGCTGGAGGCGGGAAGGGCGGGACGACATCCTGGGCATGCGCGAGTCTGAGAGCGCAGTGTGGGTTGGCGATCATTTCATCTCCACCAGGACCGGGAGGTATATCCGCCATTGCCCGTTCCTCGCGCTCGGGGGAGAGTTGTGCGCCTGCGGCATCTATGAGACCCGCCCGAAGGTGTGCGCGGACTACCGGCCCGGATCCTCCTACCTGTGCCCCCTG
- a CDS encoding 4Fe-4S dicluster domain-containing protein, with translation MNFAGLYDMPATDIARQMYFNVGGSHGFMRWGIYIFMFAAFIYLGITLYRRISVWRKGKGELRTDFPEKRLWAFMKYVLLQAKILRESYAGIFHISLFWGFIGLFIVTMIIVVQEDFTELFFHTAFIYGNFYLIWSLCGDLFGGVVFLGLLMAIYRRYKVKPSRLDTRPIDTFALSLITFIIVTGFLNESLRIAITGYPKFEIWSPFGYALAHLFVWADESWLRVVHYINWWLHMISAFSFIGLVATDKIGHVAITMLNVYFQNLDNEDKGTKYSMKVIPPAEFETAESFGVGSVEHFTWKQLMDGDACTRCGRCQDNCPAYLTEKPLSPKKIVNDVKSAMDERIPLLAEAAKTGADTATLATNPLIDGWVKQDEIWSCTNCAACVENCPVQIEHINKINDMRRYKVLMEGDMAGELQTSLQNMENNSNPFGFGFAARADWVPADLGIKPLSEDPEVDFLYYVGCYGSFDKRNQKIAITLVKILQKAGYKVGILGAEEACCGDAAMRAGNEYLFHALATQNLEAFKTYGVKKIVTTCPHGYNVIKKEYKKFAKVGLDSSGQPLEANYEVFHHVELINDLIKKGKIKLVESLNEKITYHDSCFLGRYNEIYDEPRNILKALPGAQYVEMSRTHHRSFCCGAGGARMFIEEHLGTRINQFRTKDAHSSGATKIGTACPFCLTMLSDGANELDIQNLQTLDIAEYVYNSMEK, from the coding sequence ATGAATTTTGCCGGGTTGTATGATATGCCGGCCACCGACATCGCGCGGCAGATGTACTTTAACGTCGGCGGTTCGCATGGCTTCATGCGTTGGGGCATTTATATTTTTATGTTCGCCGCGTTCATCTACCTGGGTATTACCCTGTACCGGCGCATCAGCGTATGGCGCAAGGGCAAAGGAGAGCTTCGCACCGATTTCCCCGAAAAGCGCCTCTGGGCCTTCATGAAGTACGTCCTTCTCCAGGCCAAGATCCTGCGCGAATCGTACGCCGGGATATTCCACATAAGTCTCTTCTGGGGCTTTATCGGCCTTTTTATTGTCACCATGATCATCGTGGTACAGGAAGATTTCACCGAGCTTTTCTTCCACACCGCCTTCATCTACGGTAATTTCTACCTCATATGGTCTCTCTGCGGCGATCTCTTCGGAGGCGTGGTCTTCCTGGGCCTCCTGATGGCGATATACCGCCGCTACAAGGTCAAGCCAAGCCGGCTGGACACGAGGCCCATCGACACCTTCGCACTTTCACTGATCACGTTCATCATTGTGACCGGTTTTCTCAACGAATCGCTCCGCATCGCCATCACCGGATATCCCAAGTTCGAAATCTGGTCGCCATTCGGATACGCACTCGCCCACCTGTTCGTCTGGGCCGACGAATCCTGGCTCCGCGTGGTCCACTACATAAACTGGTGGCTGCACATGATTTCCGCGTTCTCCTTCATAGGGCTCGTCGCGACCGATAAGATCGGCCACGTGGCGATCACCATGCTGAACGTCTATTTCCAGAATCTGGACAACGAAGACAAGGGTACCAAGTACTCGATGAAAGTCATCCCCCCGGCCGAATTCGAAACCGCCGAGAGTTTCGGCGTGGGTTCCGTCGAGCACTTCACCTGGAAACAGCTCATGGACGGCGACGCGTGCACCCGCTGCGGACGCTGCCAGGACAACTGCCCGGCCTATCTTACCGAGAAGCCGCTTTCTCCAAAGAAAATCGTCAACGACGTGAAATCGGCAATGGACGAGCGGATTCCCCTGCTTGCGGAGGCCGCGAAGACCGGCGCCGATACCGCAACCCTCGCGACCAACCCGCTCATCGACGGGTGGGTCAAGCAGGACGAGATATGGTCATGCACCAACTGCGCCGCGTGCGTGGAAAACTGCCCCGTCCAGATCGAGCACATCAATAAGATCAACGACATGCGCCGCTACAAGGTGCTCATGGAAGGAGACATGGCCGGGGAGCTCCAGACCTCGCTCCAGAACATGGAAAACAATTCCAATCCGTTCGGCTTCGGCTTCGCCGCCCGCGCGGACTGGGTCCCTGCTGACCTGGGGATAAAGCCCCTGTCCGAGGACCCCGAAGTGGATTTCCTTTATTACGTCGGGTGCTACGGATCGTTCGACAAGCGCAATCAGAAGATAGCCATTACCCTGGTCAAGATACTTCAAAAGGCGGGTTACAAGGTTGGTATCCTCGGCGCGGAAGAAGCGTGCTGCGGCGATGCGGCGATGCGCGCGGGGAACGAATATTTATTCCACGCCCTCGCGACCCAGAACCTCGAGGCCTTCAAGACGTACGGGGTCAAGAAGATCGTCACCACGTGCCCGCACGGCTACAATGTCATCAAGAAGGAATACAAGAAATTCGCTAAGGTCGGGCTCGATTCCAGCGGCCAGCCCCTCGAGGCGAACTACGAGGTCTTCCACCATGTCGAGCTTATCAACGACCTCATTAAAAAGGGAAAGATCAAGCTGGTGGAATCCCTGAACGAAAAGATCACGTATCACGATTCGTGTTTTCTTGGAAGGTACAACGAGATTTACGACGAGCCCCGGAACATCCTGAAAGCGCTTCCCGGAGCGCAGTACGTCGAGATGAGCAGGACTCACCATCGCAGCTTCTGCTGCGGCGCGGGCGGGGCGCGCATGTTCATCGAGGAGCACCTGGGGACCCGCATCAACCAGTTCAGGACCAAGGACGCCCACTCGAGCGGCGCGACCAAGATCGGAACCGCGTGCCCGTTCTGTCTCACCATGCTTTCGGACGGCGCGAACGAGCTGGATATCCAGAACCTCCAGACGCTCGATATCGCCGAATACGTCTACAACTCGATGGAGAAGTAG